From one Sulfurovum sp. UBA12169 genomic stretch:
- a CDS encoding multidrug ABC transporter substrate-binding protein: MLRNAFFQALREIRRNLMRSLLTAIGIVIGIASVIAMVNIGKGASKSITQSVEKLGSNTLYIMPGQQRGPGNRGAIEIPFKKKDLETLRSSLYTLRAISPVENALMTIIYKDQNYRTNIRGVENDYLIAQNWNLQEGRVFDKSELRTGQNVCIVGQTVVKTLFAPSESIVGKRIRLKNFSCEVIGVLETKGANTFGSDQDDMLLVPFSLFQRRISGSDNIHLMIAAVKENIPLVEAKVQIEQLLRERRRIDSADEDNFSVRSMTALIDTISEVTTILTIMLGAVAAISLIVGGIGIMNIMLVSVTERTREIGIRMAVGAMAKDILIQFLIESIVLSGLGGVVGIVLGVAITFGVTLWLDIALVINPTITMVALFFSMLIGIVFGIIPARKAANMNPIDALRYE, translated from the coding sequence ATGCTTCGTAATGCATTTTTTCAGGCATTGCGCGAGATCAGGCGAAATCTGATGCGTTCTTTACTGACTGCAATCGGGATAGTGATTGGTATTGCTTCTGTGATCGCAATGGTAAATATAGGCAAAGGAGCAAGTAAATCAATTACTCAAAGTGTTGAAAAACTGGGGAGCAATACGCTTTATATTATGCCAGGACAACAACGCGGACCCGGCAATCGGGGTGCTATAGAGATACCTTTCAAAAAAAAAGACCTCGAAACATTGCGATCCTCTTTGTATACACTCAGGGCTATTTCGCCGGTAGAAAATGCTTTGATGACCATAATTTATAAAGATCAAAATTATCGTACGAACATCAGAGGAGTTGAAAATGATTATCTGATTGCACAAAACTGGAATCTGCAAGAGGGAAGAGTATTTGATAAAAGCGAACTAAGAACAGGACAAAATGTGTGCATCGTAGGCCAGACTGTCGTTAAAACACTTTTTGCGCCTTCTGAATCGATTGTCGGCAAGAGAATACGTCTTAAAAACTTTTCTTGCGAAGTCATAGGGGTTCTTGAGACTAAGGGTGCCAACACGTTTGGTTCAGATCAAGACGATATGCTGCTGGTTCCTTTTTCTTTGTTTCAGCGACGCATTAGCGGCAGTGACAATATTCACCTTATGATAGCTGCAGTAAAAGAGAATATCCCGCTTGTTGAGGCTAAAGTTCAAATAGAGCAGCTGCTCAGAGAAAGAAGACGCATAGATTCAGCAGATGAAGATAATTTTTCAGTAAGGAGCATGACAGCACTTATTGATACGATTTCAGAAGTTACTACGATATTGACAATCATGCTGGGCGCAGTAGCCGCAATTTCTTTGATAGTCGGAGGAATCGGTATCATGAATATCATGCTTGTTTCGGTTACGGAGCGCACAAGAGAGATAGGTATTCGTATGGCAGTAGGAGCAATGGCAAAAGATATTTTGATACAGTTTCTGATCGAATCTATTGTGCTTTCAGGATTGGGGGGAGTTGTGGGAATTGTATTGGGTGTTGCAATCACCTTTGGCGTAACGCTTTGGCTTGATATTGCGCTGGTAATCAATCCGACAATTACAATGGTTGCTTTGTTTTTTTCCATGCTGATCGGCATTGTGTTTGGGATCATTCCTGCGCGTAAAGCAGCCAATATGAATCCGATTGATGCTTTAAGGTATGAATAG
- a CDS encoding macrolide ABC transporter ATP-binding protein: MIVLKNIEKTYGEGETATTVLQGINLNIEEGEFVAIMGPSGSGKSTLLNILGTLDVPSNGNYLFFDTEIGNLNQDQRALFRRHVLGFIFQGYNLLKKTTSLENVEIPLIYQGLDAATCKKMAYEALEKVGLEDRIFYEPGQLSGGQQQRVAIARAMVTRPKVLIADEPTGNLDTKRGHEIMELITTFNKQGITVIMVTHEEDIAAYASRTIYLRDGMIEKEVNHAS; this comes from the coding sequence ATGATCGTGCTGAAAAATATTGAGAAAACCTATGGAGAAGGAGAGACGGCAACAACGGTACTTCAAGGGATTAATTTAAACATTGAAGAGGGAGAATTTGTCGCCATCATGGGGCCAAGCGGAAGCGGCAAATCAACACTGCTCAATATTTTAGGTACCCTAGATGTGCCCAGCAACGGCAACTATTTGTTTTTTGATACAGAGATCGGCAATCTCAATCAAGACCAGCGCGCTTTGTTTAGACGCCATGTTTTGGGATTTATTTTTCAGGGATACAATCTTTTGAAAAAAACCACCTCTCTTGAAAATGTTGAAATACCGTTGATATATCAGGGACTAGATGCCGCGACATGCAAAAAAATGGCCTATGAAGCCCTTGAAAAAGTAGGATTGGAAGATAGAATCTTTTATGAACCCGGACAGCTTTCGGGCGGACAACAGCAGCGTGTAGCTATCGCCAGAGCAATGGTGACCCGCCCAAAAGTTCTGATCGCCGATGAACCTACGGGAAATCTTGATACCAAGCGCGGCCATGAGATCATGGAATTGATTACGACATTTAACAAGCAGGGCATTACGGTGATTATGGTTACGCATGAAGAGGATATTGCTGCGTATGCTTCAAGAACGATATATCTGCGCGATGGAATGATTGAAAAAGAGGTCAATCATGCTTCGTAA
- a CDS encoding efflux transporter periplasmic adaptor subunit, producing the protein MEEMQKIIQYKNHKTRWIIFFSILFLAVGIGFYSFFIKGSGGTGYRYITDPLKRGNLELTVSASGYIQPVESVDVGTEVSGTIEEVYVDYNDEVKKGQLLAVLDITKYQSVFDRAKASLEIANASLQSAQAQYYQAQTTMERNKKLRSTSKGALPTQSDWDRDWGNYLLAQAQIANANAQIEQAKHALTSAEYDLKKTKVYSPVDGTILVRNIDPGQTVAASFQTPVLFSIAKDLTNMELQISIDEADIAKIQVGQRATFSVDAYPERLFNAAIKQVRINSEILESVVTYKAIMEVNNKELLLRPGMSVDADIVIREVKDAFIIKRAALLYIPVQPKTKNLFSSAEEEKIDIDPNPHVWVLKNGVPKKIYVEVLGHNGPISAINAEELDEDDGVIINQEKRL; encoded by the coding sequence ATGGAAGAGATGCAAAAAATTATTCAGTATAAAAATCATAAAACAAGATGGATCATCTTTTTTAGTATATTATTTTTAGCCGTAGGCATAGGATTCTATAGTTTTTTTATTAAAGGATCAGGGGGCACAGGATATCGGTATATAACAGATCCTCTAAAAAGAGGAAACCTTGAACTGACGGTTTCTGCGAGCGGGTATATTCAGCCGGTAGAAAGTGTGGATGTAGGAACCGAAGTTTCCGGAACGATAGAGGAGGTGTATGTTGATTATAACGATGAGGTCAAAAAAGGACAACTGTTGGCTGTGCTGGATATTACAAAATACCAAAGTGTTTTTGATAGAGCAAAGGCGTCACTGGAGATAGCCAATGCCTCACTGCAAAGCGCCCAGGCGCAGTACTATCAGGCGCAAACAACGATGGAGCGAAATAAAAAACTTAGAAGCACTTCCAAAGGCGCGTTGCCTACACAAAGCGACTGGGACCGCGACTGGGGAAACTATCTTTTGGCCCAAGCGCAAATCGCCAATGCCAATGCCCAGATAGAACAAGCCAAACATGCGCTCACATCGGCAGAGTATGATCTAAAAAAAACAAAAGTCTACTCTCCTGTAGACGGAACGATTTTGGTGCGCAATATTGATCCTGGGCAAACGGTTGCGGCTTCTTTTCAAACTCCGGTATTGTTTAGTATCGCTAAAGATCTGACCAACATGGAGCTTCAAATCAGCATTGATGAGGCAGACATTGCAAAAATACAAGTAGGACAGCGGGCTACTTTTAGCGTTGACGCCTATCCTGAGAGACTATTTAATGCAGCAATCAAGCAGGTGCGCATCAATTCTGAAATTTTAGAGAGTGTCGTGACCTATAAAGCGATTATGGAGGTAAACAATAAAGAACTTTTATTGAGACCCGGAATGAGTGTGGATGCAGATATTGTTATCAGGGAGGTTAAAGATGCTTTTATTATTAAAAGAGCTGCACTGCTTTATATTCCGGTTCAGCCAAAAACAAAAAATCTTTTCAGCAGCGCAGAAGAAGAAAAGATAGACATAGATCCAAATCCTCATGTTTGGGTTCTTAAAAACGGCGTACCTAAAAAGATCTATGTTGAAGTACTGGGGCATAACGGCCCCATCAGTGCGATTAATGCAGAAGAGCTTGATGAGGATGACGGTGTGATTATCAACCAGGAAAAACGATTATGA
- a CDS encoding acriflavin resistance protein, with product MYRFAINRPIATLMYALTLVIFGWMSFKVMPAALFPNVDFPLVTIKTVYPGAEPTTIESEVTEKIEEAISRIGGVDSIISTSSDSVSIVTVKFFLERDIDEATNDVRDKVSAVSLPKDAKTPLVSKLDIGSASIINLFVTAKNDTVQNLMVFADEKVKPIIQKINGVGAINIIGYKDREIKIYPDITKLTRYGITVAEFNSIVAQENIKIGGGKLIAKDKEFILKTKADALSIKELENINIKEGIRLKDIAKVDDGLSDAKSYASYNGVEGVMLEVQKISGTNTLDIVAKVKAEVPLLQELAQEKFEVKILNDTSPFIIHSLKDVEFDLVYGAFLAVIIIFVFLRNMTITFVSALSIPASIFGTIALMHFMGYDLNRMTLIGLTLAIGIIIDDAVVVIENIYKKLEEGKGRFEAAYEGVKEISFAILAISAMLLAVFIPVANMSGIVGKFFESFAMTVGFAVVISYTIALSFIPSLSARTLHKKESRFYTVTEPFFKGLETIYASSLRFVLKFKILTIVFVLAAFVGSLSLFPKIGMDFIPKEDKAEFEVQIRAQAGISLEEMIRQSKKIEALVKKDKNVLYTTLSVGYNSSQEIHKALIYVQLTSKMQRKLNQEEIIQSLREKLKPYQKNLYITAAAIPNIKGAGASVPYQIILKSDSFEALKTAAHNLTGYLAQKKGFVDIDTNLDEGKPQIDIQILRENASKMGITASQIAEAVAIAFSSDLEISHFEEKGKQYNITLRFDDAHRKTIEDLKKIQLRAQNGALVYLDGLVNFVPSTSLASIYHFDRQRQVSIYADLFGLDLGGAVKYTEEKIDELLPKGVTYKFTGFAEEMVKTGEAFGVALGLSVILMFIILAILYESLIQPVIIMVSLPLSIIGVMLALYLSGLQFSLFVMIGFMLLMGMVGKNAVLLVDFANEAMRKGKNTDEALLEAGEKRLRPILMTTLAMVFAMLPLAIATGLGSETKAPMAIAVIGGLLSSMVLTLLIVPVIYRFITPFDKWLRKWYEVGKVS from the coding sequence ATGTATAGGTTTGCCATAAATAGACCGATTGCTACATTAATGTATGCATTGACTTTGGTTATCTTCGGGTGGATGAGTTTCAAAGTTATGCCAGCAGCCCTTTTTCCTAATGTGGATTTTCCCCTCGTAACGATCAAAACTGTTTATCCGGGAGCTGAACCAACTACAATCGAATCGGAGGTGACCGAAAAGATAGAAGAGGCAATCTCAAGAATAGGAGGGGTGGATTCTATAATTTCTACAAGCAGTGACAGCGTAAGTATTGTGACGGTTAAATTCTTTTTAGAGCGTGACATTGATGAGGCAACCAATGATGTAAGGGATAAAGTTTCTGCAGTTTCTCTTCCGAAAGATGCCAAAACGCCTTTGGTAAGCAAACTTGATATCGGCAGCGCATCGATAATCAATCTTTTTGTTACGGCAAAAAATGATACGGTGCAAAATTTAATGGTTTTTGCTGATGAAAAAGTCAAACCAATCATCCAGAAGATCAACGGCGTAGGAGCAATCAACATTATCGGTTATAAGGATAGAGAAATCAAAATCTACCCTGATATCACCAAACTTACCCGATATGGAATTACGGTAGCGGAATTCAACAGTATTGTTGCCCAAGAAAATATCAAAATCGGCGGAGGCAAGCTTATTGCCAAAGATAAAGAGTTTATCCTAAAGACCAAAGCGGATGCATTAAGTATAAAAGAACTTGAAAATATCAATATCAAAGAAGGCATAAGGCTTAAAGATATTGCTAAAGTAGATGACGGATTGAGTGATGCCAAAAGTTATGCTTCCTACAACGGCGTGGAGGGAGTAATGCTTGAAGTGCAAAAGATTTCTGGCACCAATACGCTTGATATTGTTGCCAAAGTAAAAGCAGAGGTGCCTTTGCTGCAAGAACTTGCCCAAGAAAAATTTGAGGTTAAAATACTTAATGATACTTCGCCTTTCATTATTCACTCGCTTAAAGATGTTGAATTTGATTTGGTCTACGGTGCTTTTTTGGCTGTTATCATTATTTTCGTATTTTTGAGAAATATGACTATTACTTTTGTTTCAGCACTTTCTATTCCTGCCTCAATATTTGGCACAATTGCGTTGATGCATTTTATGGGATATGATCTTAATAGAATGACGCTTATTGGACTTACGCTTGCAATAGGTATTATCATTGACGATGCGGTGGTTGTTATAGAGAATATTTACAAAAAACTTGAAGAGGGAAAAGGAAGATTTGAGGCGGCCTATGAAGGCGTTAAAGAGATTTCGTTTGCTATTTTGGCGATCTCGGCGATGCTTTTGGCGGTTTTTATCCCTGTTGCAAATATGAGCGGTATTGTCGGAAAGTTTTTTGAATCTTTTGCCATGACGGTTGGTTTTGCTGTGGTTATCTCTTATACGATAGCGTTAAGTTTTATTCCCAGTTTGAGCGCAAGAACACTTCATAAAAAAGAGAGCCGATTTTATACCGTAACCGAGCCTTTTTTTAAAGGCTTGGAAACTATCTATGCAAGCTCATTGCGTTTTGTTTTGAAGTTTAAGATTTTAACAATTGTTTTTGTATTGGCTGCGTTTGTGGGCAGTTTGAGCCTTTTTCCTAAGATCGGTATGGATTTTATTCCCAAGGAAGACAAAGCTGAATTTGAAGTCCAGATCCGGGCACAGGCGGGAATTTCTCTGGAGGAGATGATCAGGCAATCAAAAAAGATTGAAGCATTGGTTAAAAAGGATAAAAATGTACTCTATACCACATTAAGTGTAGGGTACAACAGTTCCCAAGAAATTCACAAGGCACTTATTTATGTTCAGCTGACATCGAAGATGCAAAGAAAACTTAATCAAGAAGAGATTATCCAGAGTCTGAGAGAAAAACTCAAGCCTTACCAAAAAAATTTATATATTACGGCTGCAGCGATCCCCAACATTAAAGGAGCAGGAGCAAGCGTTCCCTACCAGATCATTTTAAAGTCAGATTCATTTGAGGCACTGAAGACAGCCGCACACAATCTGACAGGCTATCTTGCCCAAAAAAAAGGATTTGTCGATATTGATACCAATTTAGATGAAGGAAAACCTCAAATAGATATTCAGATATTGCGTGAAAATGCCAGCAAAATGGGGATCACTGCTTCCCAGATTGCCGAGGCTGTCGCGATTGCATTTTCAAGCGATCTGGAAATATCTCATTTTGAGGAAAAGGGAAAGCAGTATAATATCACGCTTAGATTTGATGATGCTCATCGAAAAACGATTGAAGATTTGAAAAAGATTCAGCTTCGTGCGCAAAACGGAGCACTTGTCTATCTTGACGGTTTGGTCAATTTTGTTCCAAGCACTTCTTTGGCAAGCATTTATCATTTTGACAGACAAAGACAGGTCAGTATATATGCCGATCTGTTTGGGCTTGATCTTGGAGGAGCAGTCAAATATACGGAAGAAAAAATTGATGAGCTGTTGCCTAAGGGAGTAACCTATAAGTTTACCGGATTTGCAGAAGAAATGGTTAAGACAGGGGAGGCATTTGGTGTTGCATTGGGACTTTCTGTCATTTTGATGTTTATCATTCTGGCTATTTTGTATGAATCTTTGATCCAGCCTGTGATTATCATGGTTTCGCTGCCGCTTAGTATCATTGGAGTGATGCTTGCGCTCTATTTGAGCGGATTGCAATTTAGTCTTTTTGTGATGATCGGCTTTATGCTGCTGATGGGAATGGTAGGAAAAAATGCCGTTTTGCTGGTGGATTTTGCCAATGAAGCGATGCGAAAAGGAAAAAATACAGACGAAGCGCTCCTTGAAGCGGGCGAAAAAAGACTCAGACCGATTTTGATGACAACCCTTGCAATGGTGTTTGCAATGCTGCCGCTGGCCATAGCAACAGGGCTGGGAAGTGAGACGAAAGCGCCGATGGCCATTGCTGTCATAGGAGGACTTTTAAGTTCCATGGTGCTAACCCTGCTCATTGTGCCGGTGATTTATAGATTCATTACGCCTTTTGATAAATGGTTGAGAAAATGGTACGAAGTAGGAAAAGTTTCGTAA
- a CDS encoding efflux transporter periplasmic adaptor subunit yields the protein MKKIIWSMLWMITAMSAEEVYATFQVEAQKSANLAFSSSGIVQKVTVDVGSEVKKEDVLSTLQNDDLKVMLEGAQVALKYAKLDYDRQVKVKKIIDQSQFDQYAFKHENAKVQAAYQKSLLDKTVLRAPFDGVIYEKSLEEGDVVSGAMIRTLLKIQSAHERKLILEFDQKYHAKVKVGDHFKYKIDGDEKMHEGKISKIHPVVNMENRKVIAEVEAKDLMVGLSGQGTIIADDK from the coding sequence ATGAAAAAAATTATATGGAGCATGCTGTGGATGATAACGGCGATGTCTGCGGAAGAAGTTTACGCCACATTTCAAGTAGAAGCCCAAAAAAGTGCCAATCTTGCTTTCAGCAGCAGCGGTATTGTGCAAAAAGTGACTGTAGATGTTGGAAGCGAAGTCAAAAAAGAGGATGTTCTTTCAACACTGCAAAACGATGATCTTAAAGTGATGCTAGAAGGTGCGCAGGTGGCACTGAAGTATGCGAAATTAGACTATGATAGACAGGTGAAAGTCAAAAAGATCATTGACCAATCACAATTTGACCAATATGCGTTCAAGCATGAGAATGCCAAGGTGCAAGCAGCATACCAAAAGTCACTATTGGACAAAACCGTTTTAAGGGCTCCTTTTGATGGGGTTATTTATGAAAAGAGTTTAGAGGAAGGGGATGTGGTAAGCGGGGCCATGATCCGAACGCTCTTGAAGATACAAAGCGCACACGAGAGAAAATTGATTCTGGAGTTTGACCAAAAGTATCATGCCAAAGTAAAGGTAGGAGATCACTTTAAATATAAAATAGACGGAGATGAAAAAATGCATGAGGGGAAGATCTCTAAAATTCATCCTGTGGTGAATATGGAAAATAGAAAAGTGATTGCAGAGGTTGAGGCTAAAGACTTGATGGTGGGTCTTTCTGGTCAGGGAACAATTATCGCAGATGACAAATAA